One window of the Populus nigra chromosome 4, ddPopNigr1.1, whole genome shotgun sequence genome contains the following:
- the LOC133692855 gene encoding jacalin-related lectin 3-like, with translation MATVRSWYLDSIGVYLMSLLQRNPSNTFSTPQYHTTNGTNKRNKGYNYDLEDELSNKVDDRVYTRVLEVHLTRYGGVVSIRVCYDLNGQAIWGSKNGGSGGIRLDKDIMDQQGPTVVKSLTFDTNKKKYGPFGDEQGISFSSGSNNGVIVGFHGRKGWFIDSIGVHVILGAAKEAAPPVSGPWGGGGDKPWDDGVFSGVHKFFLTKGEAIYCIQIKYDINGQSVWSVRHEGGSEGSSNMINKHIKFDYLNEKSS, from the exons ATGGCCACAGTACGTAGTTGGTACCTCGACTCCATTGGAGTATACTTGATGTCTCTCCTGCAACGAAATCCATCGAATACTTTCAGTACTCCACAATACCACACAACAAATGGGACTAACAAGAGAAACAAAGGCTACAATTATGATCTTGAAGATGAACTAAGCAACAAGGTTGATGATAGGGTTTATACAAGAGTCCTTGAAGTTCATTTAACACGTTATGGGGGTGTTGTTTCCATTCGAGTTTGCTACGATCTGAATGGACAAGCAATATGGGGAAGCAAAAATGGAGGAAGTGGAGGAATTAGATTGGACAAG GATATTATGGATCAACAAGGGCCTACAGTTGTGAAATCACTCACATTTGACACCAACAAAAAGAAGTATGGACCATTTGGAGATGAACAGGGGATTTCTTTCTCCTCTGGATCTAATAATGGAGTCATTGTTGGATTTCATGGAAGAAAGGGATGGTTCATCGATAGCATTGGAGTCCAT GTAATCCTTGGAGCGGCGAAGGAAGCAGCTCCGCCAGTATCAGGGCCATGGGGTGGGGGTGGAGATAAGCCCTGGGATGATGGAGTGTTCTCTGGGGTGCACAAATTTTTCTTGACCAAAGGAGAAGCCATATATTGTATACAAATCAAGTATGACATAAATGGCCAATCTGTTTGGTCAGTTAGGCATGAAGGTGGTAGTGAAGGAAGCTCTAATATGATAAATAAGCATATCAAATTTGACTACCTTAATGAAAAGTCCTCGTAA